The sequence CATCTGAGCCATCTTAACCTAGAAGGAAAACATTGAAAGCTCCCATGCAAGTTTGCTCCATCAATCTGTAGTAATCTTAGCTTGGGCATCTTCTCAAAGTCTTTAGCATGTAAACAAGTATTATCATTGGTATTGAAGTCCAGCAAGAGACCTTCAACCATTTCATTCCCCTATGGCAAAATAAAACAGTCCAAgtaaagattttttcttttttctttttttgatagacATACAAATGTAGAGGCTGTCAATATACTCATACATATTGTACTTGGTCCTAATGCACTTTATTCTGATATCTATTTATATATTAGGATCACATGCTTACCTATAATAAGAGTAGaggaaaataggaagaaaaagaaaaaaatgattcatGTAACTAGCTCTCACCTTGCAACTATTTAATACCTTCATGATATTGTGATGAGACCATAATCGGCTATGGTTGTCAGGATTCTCAGGCCTTTGATCATAAGCAATTCTTCTTCCCATGTCTCGAACCTGATCGTGCATCCAGAAGtactttttcttcacccatgtaCCTAACTCACGAAACTTTAAGAGAGATTTTCTCTTTAGAACTTCTATACGGTATTTTGGCTCAAAGCCACAAGCTTCCCATATGGAAATTACGGTTTCTTCCTCCCATCCTATGAATAAACATGCAACATCAAGAAACATGGCTTTCTCAATATCATCTTGAAGATTATCAAAGCTtatcttcaacttttcatagACATTCTTATGAGGACTTTGTTCCAATATCCGAAGCATGGATTTCCATACTTCcttagcttcttcatcttctatcaTAGATAATTCAGAACCCAAAACCTCTAGGGCTAAGGGTAACCCTCTTGTAGTGTGTACTATATCAATTGAAAGCTGCATAAAATCATTAGGAGGTTGTTCCATTGAAAATGCATGCGAACTGAAGAGTCGGAGACTTTCTTCCTTATTCAATTCTCTGGGCTCATAtatttttctatcatttttagGGACACCACTTAGAATGATCCGATCTCTAGTCGTTATGATTATCCTACTTCTAGGACCAAACCAATTGAGATCACCAGCCAATGCATTTAGTTGGTTACGATCATTCACATCATCAAGAATGAGAAGGGTTTTAATGTTTTGAAGTTTGTCCTTTATCAAACTCGATCCTTCTTTAGAACTGCTTATTTTTGTTTCCATCTGAGAGATACTCTGAAGAAGTTTCTCTTGCAAACAAACTATACCATTTGGTTGTGATGCTTGCTCCCTAATGTCTTCAAGAAAACAACTCTTGCTAAAATCTTTAGAGATACAATTGTATACAGCGGTCGCAATAGTTGTCTTCCCGATACCACCCTGACCACATATCCCTAGAAACTGAATATCCTCAGAGTTGGTATTTGATGTATTTGATAGTAGAAATAATACAGATTCTATGCGAGATTGTAGCCCAACAGAGTTTTTAACATCAATCAAGGGGACCTTATTTAATTGGATCCAAGCATTTTTAACAACCTTCTCAACTACCTCTGATTGATCATCCCTGCAATTAGTTAGAGCAAGAAGTCATGGAACATGTATATAGTGATCTTGAGAGAAGTAGTAGTGTGGAGTTACAAAGACTTACCTATCGTCAATAACCCATCCACTTATGCTTCCTACGGCTTGCAAAGCTTCCTTCCATCTGGATAGAGTTTGGGTCTCCTCTCTGCTATGTCTCCGAGATGAAATCTGAAAACATCCACTCTGATTCTTAACGTCTGATGGCTCAACCTTGAAGAAAATGGGTAAAATGATTTGACCATTGGTTCTATGACATTCCACCATCTGAGATAGCTCCTGAAGACACCATTTGCTTTCTACGTATCTCCGAGAGAAGATAGCAATCGAGAGCTTGGCACCTTTTATTATATTGAGAAGCTCCCCAATTGCTTCTCCTTGCCGCAGATCTTTGCTGTCCATGAAAGTGTGGATTCCATGAGCCTTTAGAGAAGTGTAAAGGTCGCCAATGAAGATATTGCGAGTGTCTTCCCCTCTGAAGTTGATAAACACATCACAGTTTAAAGATCCAACCTGTGGCTCCATAAATGTCATAGTAGTTGCAGATGATAAATGGAGAAATGGATGGTTTTGGGATATGATTTTGGGGTGATAAAAAAGTGCTGGTTTTGTTTCCTGCTGCTCTGCAAAATGAAGAATggaaagtggggaagagtggaATTTGTAAATTAATAAGTTAGTTTCTGCGTTAATCTTATCGAAGATTAGTCAAAATGTGCATAAGCTGGTCAAAATGCTttgttaataaaaataaaaaaataaaaagaaaaaagaaaaggtcagTTGAATATGGTAGAAGAGGAACACCAGGTAAGCCAAGAATGCTACTTCTGCAGCTGCGATAAGGTGTGTAGCACAAATCTAACGGTTATGAGTAAAATAATACATGTTCATATACTGAGATATATGCATCAGAATGCTCATAATTGCGTGACAGCATGCCGTGTCCCATGGAGTCATTGTTTCCCGGAATCTTCACCAATCACGGTCAACCACAGATGCATCTTCAGACTTGAGACGTTAGAGGAGCAATAAAACGTGAGACGTGAGTGGCAATCACGttctaccccaaaaaaattaataagcaAAAGGACAAAATGAGAGTCAACCGTTATAGATTTCAGTTTTGGAGGATGAAATATTATAGGGAATTTATTATCACTCCTATACATTAGGCCaacatttattaaaaaaaaaaattttattttttgatatttttctgtttttggactttcaattttttttttcttttttaatactcagattatttttccttttcatttgtatcttattaatttttttttttaaattgatcgaTTGAAAAAATGACATTGTAGAAGGATGGCACATATGAAGGTCATGATTCAAATAATTGGTATTGAATTATCTAATTAATTAAGTGATCTATATCAGTATTGGTTGAGAACGATATAGATCCAAtacttctattatttttttaatctctaaaATCATGTGTAGCAACTCTAACAGAGAATATAATATTGAGATCGATATTGATCCGAATTAGTATCAGTGGAGATCGATGCCAATCTaacaccaataaaaaaaaatagattactaaactcctgatgatggatgagacaaaagaaaaaaaaattaataaataaacaatttccttgatgatggatgagacaaaatgaagaagaaaaaaaactaataaataaacAGTATCTTTAagtgactctttttttttttttttttctaaacatcTTTAAAAGTGATTCAATACTAATGCattcaaagaaaattttaaaaaatataaaaaaaaaataataataataataatgatatgaGAGCTAAGGAGGAGTTTGAGTTTTAGCCAACAAAGCAATATTTGAACCAAATAATAATGGAAGGACAACCCAGTTGGCTGTTTTATTGAGTATAAGTatattttgaaccaatcaatagAAAGATAGATAGGggaattttaataaatataggccCAGGGTAGGGGAATGATAGTAAGTTCCCCAATATTATACCAAACGCATAGCAGACTCTATCACGCTTTGATAAAAGGGTGTATCAAAGCTCCTACATGTGTGAGTTCTAGGGACAAGAACTACATAACCTTACCTCGAGAATGTCAAAAAGTTGTATCAATCGTTTGACCACTAGGTCAGATCATTGGTACTTTACTATAGCATACTCTATCACACTTCAATATTTCACTAAATAATGAGACATATCGGCAGAAATGAAAGACTTGACTCGGAAtcaattgattttgattaaacTTGATTTTTCACTTGATTCCAATTGAGTAAGGCCAAGTTTGGGTGAAATAGGT is a genomic window of Macadamia integrifolia cultivar HAES 741 chromosome 13, SCU_Mint_v3, whole genome shotgun sequence containing:
- the LOC122059094 gene encoding disease resistance protein RPV1-like; protein product: MTFMEPQVGSLNCDVFINFRGEDTRNIFIGDLYTSLKAHGIHTFMDSKDLRQGEAIGELLNIIKGAKLSIAIFSRRYVESKWCLQELSQMVECHRTNGQIILPIFFKVEPSDVKNQSGCFQISSRRHSREETQTLSRWKEALQAVGSISGWVIDDRDDQSEVVEKVVKNAWIQLNKVPLIDVKNSVGLQSRIESVLFLLSNTSNTNSEDIQFLGICGQGGIGKTTIATAVYNCISKDFSKSCFLEDIREQASQPNGIVCLQEKLLQSISQMETKISSSKEGSSLIKDKLQNIKTLLILDDVNDRNQLNALAGDLNWFGPRSRIIITTRDRIILSGVPKNDRKIYEPRELNKEESLRLFSSHAFSMEQPPNDFMQLSIDIVHTTRGLPLALEVLGSELSMIEDEEAKEVWKSMLRILEQSPHKNVYEKLKISFDNLQDDIEKAMFLDVACLFIGWEEETVISIWEACGFEPKYRIEVLKRKSLLKFRELGTWVKKKYFWMHDQVRDMGRRIAYDQRPENPDNHSRLWSHHNIMKVLNSCKGNEMVEGLLLDFNTNDNTCLHAKDFEKMPKLRLLQIDGANLHGSFQCFPSRLRWLRWHSCPLETLPTNFYHEDLVMLDLSFGMFSEAWNHWHENKLFQRLKVLKLSHCCYLSKSPYFSGFPCLERLYLYYCDALVNLHESIGELQQLVYLNLGYCKSLEKLPNSVCRLRSLQNLILTDCKSLKELPKSIGDLKESLIELSLERTNIKALPDGVGLLKKLEVLNLYGNCALMYLPESMENMTSLRNFQLSGHDKLFCIPKLPSSLIMFHILYKIFESLPDMQNLKNLEELWLGGFCVKMEQFKGFVKTNNNEYSELMSEVDRRCMVTNHHSWQTKGQQGSFLWGNIESWRQIWIPLQQHNTDEEGSNYYLIPNYYDICSYRLIMHVSLSVHEELTKYYKQDIRLRFLSCVHSEDKKTDCELALAIEGLSKFTPGDHIEYIHEFKGFDWFGVQLEGRDSIEISDVIVNYTFWGKVSRVNLFLMKEGPMFDNQFSSCPYGEGPLEIVRYN